The Nitrosococcus watsonii C-113 genome includes the window TTTCAATGGCTTAGAAAAAGAACTCCAGGTTATTTCCATATCTCCTGCCCTGGAACAATTATTGCTTTCGTCTTTACAGACAGCTAATGAAGGGGGAGGACTGAATATGGAACCGGGTTTAGCAGAAAAATTGCACCTTACGCTGAGAGACAGCGCCCAGCGACAAGAGGCGGCTGGAAAGCCGGCTATTTTATTAGTTCAGGGCGTATTAAGGCCCTGGCTCGCACGCTTTGTCCGGCACGCTATCCCTGAGCTTAAAGTGTTGTCCTATAACGAGATACCGGAAGATAAACAGGTGCGTATCGTCGCCAGTGTGGGCAATTAATGAAAATCAGGCGGTTTACGGCTCCGGATGTGCGTCAAGCTATCCGGCAGGTACGGGAGGCGATGGGAGCAGATGCCGTCATCTTATCCAATCGCCCGGTTGGAGAGGGTGTGGAGATTGTTGCTGCCACGGATTATGAAGACACTGCGCCCAAGCAAGCTCTGGATGCTCAGCGCCACGATGGGGCGGAGCCTCTGCCAGAAAAAAGAACCTCTTTTGCAGCCCAGAACGGCGGGTCTCAGGAGCCAATTCTCCTCGAGATGCGCCAAGAGATGAAAAATTTACGCAATCTAGTAGAAACACAGTTATCGGATCTCGCATGGGGTGAAATGGGACGCCGCAATCCTTCTAAGGCGCAACTGCTCCGTCGATTAATGAACTTGGATCTAGCTTCCGATCTTTGCCAACAATTGGTTGCTCAGGTGAATAATGAAGGTGCTCCCCATCAAATTTGGCAGCAGGCATTGAAGGGATTGACTGACCTCATTCCTATTGCTAACGATGATATTTTGTCCGATGGCGGCATCATCGCCCTTGTGGGTCCGACGGGTGTGGGAAAAACTACCAGCGTGGCCAAGCTCGCGGCGCGCTTTGCCCTTTGCCATGGCCTCCATAGTGTTGCTCTGGTGACTACTGATTGTTTCCGCATCGGCGCCCAGGAGCAGTTGCATACCTATGGCCGCATTCTAGGTATTCCAGTCAAGGTGGCCCATGACCGGCAGACATTACAGGAAACCTTGGAATATTTGGCGGATCGGCGATTAGTGCTTATTGACACGGCAGGTATGAGCCAGCGGGATATGCACCTTACCGAGCAATTTTCCATGCTTGCGGGCGGTACCCTAGCAATCAGGAACTACCTAGTGCTCTCCGCCGCTACCCAATTCTCGGTGCTAGATGAAGTAGTACGGAAATTCAATCGGATAGATCTTGCTGGCTGTATTCTTACCAAACTTGATGAGGCAGCCAGCCTCGGCGGAATGGTGTCCACTGCTATTCGTCATCATTTACCTTTAGCCTATGTCTGCAATGGACAGCGGGTGCCGGAGGATTTTGCTCCAGCTTGCGCCCAAAATGTTGTTCATTTACTCAGCGAATATGCTCATGAGAAGGAGAAGGGATTAGCAGATAAGGTTTTGGCTCAAACTTCTAGCAGGGCTGGCGCTTATGCTCATGTCTGAAGCACGAATTGATCAGGCCAGCGGCTTGCGGCAGATGGCTCATCCCGTTCGGGTAGTGGCGATTACCGGCGGTAAAGGGGGCGTTGGTAAAACCAATGTTTCAGTCAATCTAGCAGTAGCCCTGGCTAATCAAGGCCGAAAAGTGATGTTGCTAGACGCTGATTTAGGGCTAGCGAATATCGATGTGTTATTAGGGTTACAACCTGCTTATAACTTGGCCCATGTGGTTAATGGGGAATGTTCGTTAGAGGACATTATTCTCCTTGGGCCGGCGGGAATAAAGGTTGTGCCGGCGGTTTCAGGCGCACGGGCTATGGTGTGTCTTAGTCCGGCGGAACACGCGGGTCTCGTCCATGCTTTCAGTAAACTCGGTATGGCTCTGGACGTCTTGCTAATCGATACTGCCGCTGGCATTTCTGACAGTGTGATTAGTTTTTCTCGGGCGGCTCAAGAGGTGTTGATGGTCGTTTGTGACGAGCCCGCTTCTATTACCGATGCTTATGCCTTAATCAAGATATTGAGCAGGGATCATCGACTGTATCGGTTTCATATTCTTGCCAATATGGCTCGCAGTATTCAGGAGGGTAGGGAATTGTATGACAAGCTTGTCAAAGTCACTAACCAGTTTTTGGATGTGACATTGGAGTTTTCGGGAGTAATACCTTATGACGATTGCCTTCGTAAAGCGGTGAAAAAACAAAGCGCGGTGGTGAGTAGTTATCCCAGAAGCAAATCGGCAGTAGCTTTCATGCATTTAGCCCAGAAGACGATTCGTTGGCCAATGCGGAGAGAACCTGGAGGACATCTAGAATTTTTTGTAGAGCGCCTAGTGCAATCTAGTCTGTATGCCGTGGATGGGCCGGCTAAAGCTTATGCCGGAGATTCTTATAGTAAAGGGGAATTATCATGAATGGGGTTGTTGCTTACGCTACTCGTACGCAAGAGAAGATGAGAGATGATGAGTTGGTTACTCAGTATGCACCGTTGGTTAAGCGTATTGCTTATCATTTGTTAACTAGGCTGCCGCCTAGTGTGCAATTGGATGACCTTATTCAGGCGGGTATGATTGGCTTGTTAGAGGCCGTTCGCAATTACAATGCTTCCCAAGGGGCAAGTTTTGAGACGTATGCGGGAATCCGTATTCGGGGTGCCATCCTGGATGAGATCCGCCGTAATGATTGGGCGCCCCGCTCGGTCCATCGTAAGGCGAGACAGGTTGCCGAGGTCATGCGGGAAGTTGAAAACCGTGAAGGTCGGGACGCGCGGGATTATGAGGTCGTTGAAGAGCTGGGGTTGCCACTTAATGAATATCATCGACTATTGCAAGATGCAGGCGGTTATCGGGTATTTAGCCTGGACGAATTCAACGAAGGTGAGGAGGCGGAGCCTCTAAGCGCTCCCTTAAAGGGTCCCTACGAGGGATTGCAGGATCAAAACTTCCGTGGGGCATTAGTTGAGGCTATTGAGGGGTTGCCGGAGCGGGAGCGATTAGTGATGTCGCTCTATTATGTTGAGGATCTCAATCTCCGGGAAATTGGCGAGGTACTAGGGGTGAGCGAGTCACGAGTTAGCCAAATTCACAGTCAAGCCGTTTTGCGCCTGCGATCTCGCCTAAGTGGGTGGCTGAATTAAGCTGCTGATCGCTCTATTTTCCCTGGATATTGTTAGTGTGCGGGAGTTCTATGCACATTTGAGGGGCCTGTCACGAGTAAGCGGACATTGAAGCCATCACGCGGGACATCATCGGGGGAGGGAAGGCGTCGGGACCGGCCTGTATGTGACATAGTGGGGCAATCTTTTAGCCGGCGCACATTGGAGGTAGGGGTTCCCCTCGGAATTGGGTTCAGATCAACAGTGGAGAGCGTGCCACCCTCCATGCTTGGTAAAAAGACAGATATGAAAAATTTCAAAATCATACTTAATCCGAGTATGTCAGAGTTGAGGTAGTGATGGAATTAGATTGGTTGCTTTTGTCCGTGACGGGAATATTGCTTATCTTAGTGCTTTATTTGAACTTTATTTTGCACCGGACTGGCCGGGAACTGGAGGAACAGACTACCCATCTTCAGCAATTACAGCGGGATTTCGAGGTTTTTTGCACTGCTGGGGACGAGTTGGGAAAGCAAGTCGTGCGATTGGAGCTGCGGGTAAAAAAGCTTGCTGAATGGCAAGATCAAATTAATTTACATACGCCTGAAGCACGCGCCTATAGTCAAGCAATAAAGATGGTGCGCAGCGGTGCCGATATTGACCAATTAGTTGCCCGCTGTGGATTATCTCAAAATGAAGCAGAGTTAGTGTATTTATTACATAATGCAAGCTCGGAGTCAAATACTGTATCGGAACAGACTAAAGCAAAAATTTCTTCTTTGTAATATAATGCGTGTAAATACATATTTGTAATGGTTATCATTAAGGAAGCAGTAAGAGCGGTGTTGATTCTTGCCTAGAAATAGTCGTTTTGGGTCAACCCATTACCGGCTTTGTCGTTCGTCCTCACTCCATAGCAGGGTGAGCGGATAGGATTAACCCCTCCGATCATTATCAGGCAGTAGTTGCCTGATCAGCAGCGGCAGGTCAATTTTATTTTTTTCGCCTAGAGCTTATCCAAGCTTACATACATTATCCATCACCAGAATACCCTGATCACGCGCTACCTGAGCAGCGACTTTCTTTTACTGCCCTTCTCGCAACTCCAAGTCGGGTAAACCGGGTAACTTTTTATATTAAAAACTAATCTTTAGCTACTATGTCTAATGTTCGGTGAAAGCAAAACATGATAAAAGTAAGACTGGGTTTTTTCCGGGCTTAGTGAAACAAGATGAAGCGGGGTACCTCTGGGATGACCGTCGCTCGGGGTATGATCGCCGTAAATTTAAGAAGCGGCGTTCTCGCTTTGAGCAGCGCGGGAAGAAAGATCGGCGCTCTCCTGAGCTTCCTGAAACCATTCGATACCGCATAGCACGAACCCAGCTCAGAACTCAATTAGAAGCGTATCAGATTAGCCATGTTAAATACCGTTTCATTGGGGTAGTTGTCTTGGTGATCGCTGTTTTCCTGGGAGGAATAATTTCTTTATCGCCTATTAGAGCGGAGAAGGGCTGTGATGTGCTCCCACGTCCAGGTGTCAATTGGAGTAACTGCCTTCTTCCAGGGAAAGATTTGGTAGCGGCTAATCTGAGCGAAGCCAATCTTCACAACTCATCATTTACAGGTGCTGATTTGCGTCGAATTTCTCTAGCTTCAGCTACTTTGACCTATGCTAATATGGCTTCCGCAAACCTGGCCTATGCTGACCTTTCTAATGCTGTGCTGCGAAGTGCTAATTTGCAAGATGCTAATCTGGGCTATGCCAAATTAGATTATGCCGATCTTTCCTATGCTAATTTGCTAGGGGCTAATTTAGAGGGAGCTTCCTTACGAGGGGCAAAGTTAGATCATGCTGTATGGCCTGATCAACGTGAGTGTACGCCTGGCTCTGTCGGATTTTGCCGATAAAACCCTATATAAAGTAAATGCCGCCCCCCAGTCTCTGCCCCAAAGGAAATTTAAGAGTCCCTTCACTTTATTCTAACTTGTATTGAGAGAGATTCATATTAGTGCTATTGCCGTTCTCACTGATTAAATATCTCCCGTTAATACGGATCATCTAGTAACCACGTTTTTCCTAGGCACCCTTTCCTTCCGTCCGCTATGTCTTGTTTATGGCGATACACTATACTTGGAGTTCCGCCATGACTGATTTCAATTTTGTGCCTACAAGACGTCATCCGCCTGGAGACTTCGCGTTTCTCGGCAGTCTTCGACGAAGGCATCATCTGGATCTTGGGTTCTTGGGCGCTCCACGTGCTTTCACTTCAGGTGTTCCCCACCCTGGGCTGGGCTCCGAGAGCGAGAAAATGATAGCGGGATTTCATGGCAGAACGCGAGGAATTTGGCCCTCGCGCGACCTGCGTCCTTTCGCTTCGCATCGTTGCTAGGGGAGAGTTCACCTTCCATGGAAGACACCAATGAGCGTTATTCTTTCTTCTCTTGATCTTAAGGGAGTGGTTTCGTGCGGCTTTTAGTTATGAAAGTTTTTCTGCGTTTAGCCGACTATGGGGGATAATCAGTAATGACAGTCTCCATTTGGATCGGCGTTGTCGCGCTTATTATTGGGTTATTGGCCTTAGATCTTGTTGTTCTAAATCGCGGGGCACGCATAGTTTGCGTCAAAGAATCCCTGGTGTGGACAGTTACCTGGGTGGCATTGGCGCTTTGTTTTAATGTATTTGTATATTTTCTGTATGAGAATAACTGGCTTGGATGGAGTGATCTGGCCTCCCACAATGTTAGCGGACGGGAAGCCGCAATCCAATTCTTGACGGGCTTCCTGATGGAAAAATCCTTGTCGGTAGATAATATTTTTGTCATCGCCATGATATTTTCATATTTGAAAATTCCCGTAGTGGAGCAACAACGTATGCTGTTATGGGGGATTTTGGGGGCGGTTGGACTGCGTGTCATCATGATCACATTAGGCGTTGCATTGATGGCGCGTTTCCCCTGGATAGCCTATTTGTTTGGGGGGTTGCTCCTGGCAACCGCCGTGAAAATGCTGATGACCCGCCAGGGCAATGTCAACATAAGCCGTAATCCCTTGCTGATCCTGGTTAGAAAATTCTATCCTGTTGTAGATGATTTTAAAGGGGGGTATTTTTTTAGCACCCTAAATGGAAGCCGTGCTGTAACGCCCTTGTTGCTTGCACTGATTCTAGTGGTAAGCACTAATCTAATATTTGCCCTCGACTCTATTCCAGCTATTTTTGCCGTCACCCAAGATCCCTTTTTGGTCTTCACCTGTAATGTTTTTTCAGTGCTTGGCCTTCATGCCCTCTATTTTACAATTGCGGGCCATGTGGAGCGATTCCGCTACATTAAGTTGAGCCTGATTTTTATCTTGATCTATTTCGCCATAAAAATAACGTTAATTTATTATTACCCTATTCCAAATATTGTCTCCCTAGTCATTATTGGAAGTATTCTCACGCTGGGTATGCTTGCTTCTTTGTTGATTTCACCTCGGGATTCTGATGAGGGTGCCGCGCCGCTGTTTAACGACTTAGTTGTTTTAGCCGTTCTTAGTTATCGGCAAGCCCGGCGGATTGTGGTGCTTGTTCTCGGTACTTCGGTACTTTTAGTAGGGGTCGCAATGATTGTGCTGCCGGGACCCGCGGTAGTTGTGATCCCAATTGGTTTAGGCATTTTGGCCATTGAATTTGCATGGGCGAGACGGTGGTTGCAAAAAATACGTCAAACGGCTGGAAAAATTAGACAGCGTATACGACATTAGCTGGTTGGATTATGTGGGTATGAGGAAGCTGATAGGAATGCGAAATGATAAGGATATTCTTTTTGTCTTAAGGCTATTTTTAGCGCTTATTTTTCTCCTCCCTCCTGCTTTATTGGCAGAACTTGCTTCAGTGACATCGCCGGATGGATTAAATTCCTCCGTAGCCTTAGAGCAAGTCCGGAATAAGATGAGAGGGCTGGAAGAGGATCAAGGATTAGATGAGGCACAAAAGAAAAAGCTACTGGATTTATACCAGTTAACTAAAGAGCGTTTGCAGGCAGCTCAGGACTATGGGGACAAGGCTAGGGTTTATCGGCAGGCTATTGAAGCGGCGCCGGCCAAACTAGAAGAAATTAATAGGCACCTCGCTTCTCCAGGCACCGATAAGGCAATGGCAGCCTTGGAACAGATACCTACGGGAACCCCTCTCGCCGAATTAGAACAACAGCTAGCGGCAGAGCAGACTGAACTCGCTGCCCTAGAAAGCTCCCTCTCTGGGTTAGACAAGCAATTGCAAGAGCAACAATCTCGACCTCGGCAGGCCCGAGATCAGCTCATAGAGGTCAAGCAGCAGCAGGAGCTTATAGAAAATGACCTTAAAGCATTACCGCCGGGGGAAACGTCCCTTATTTCTGAAGCCCGTCAGCTAGCCTTGCGGGCACGGCTAGAGGTATGCCTCAATGAAATTGACATGCTTGAGCAGGAACTATCAAGTCACAATATCCGGTTGCAGTTACTGAGGGCACAACGGGATTTGACGGCACAGCAGGTTTGGCAAACCCAGGCGCGGATCAAGCTTCTTGAAGCATTAATTAGACAGCGGCGACGAGAAGAAGTAGGACAAATTCAGGAAGCTGCTGCCCGGGCAGAGCAGGAAGCTATTGGTAAACATCCTGCTATTCAGGAGCTGGCTGCGCAGAATGGCCGCCTCAGTAAAGAGTTTGCCACGTTAGCTGCGCGCTTGAGCCGCATTACTGCTGAACGCGAAGCTGCGGAAACCCACTTAAAGCAGCTGGAGCAGGACTTTAAAAATGCCCGGCAAAGTTTAGAAATCGCTGGATTGAATAAAGCGTTACAGCAGTTTTTGCAGGATCAACGCCGTAGTCTACCGGACCTTAGCCATTACCGAGAGGAAACCGAACAGCACCGGGTGGAGATGGCTGAAGTTGGTCTTAGCCAACTTCGAGTAGATGGACAGCGCCGGCAACTCAGCAAGCTTGAAGATGCCGCCAACCAGGTAATGGCGGAACAAGTGGGGCCGGACTTAGCTCCTTCCTCGCGAGAAGAAATTAAGGTAGAGGTGCGTAATCTGCTGAAAGACAGGCGGGCTTTATTGGATAAGCTTAGCGCTATTCAAGGTCAATACCTGCGCTCGGTGGGAAATTTGGAGTTTGTACAGCAGCAACTCGTGGAGAGGGCCAGGCAGTATGCAGCATTTTTAGATGAACATCTGCTATGGATTCCTAGCGCTGCTCCTTTAGATTTCCAAACGGGACAAGGTTTGCTAGCGGGAATGGCTTGGCTGTTATCTCTAGAGAGTTGGCGGGATACCGCCCAGGCATTGGGCTCTATTGCTATGGAAGAGCCCTTGTTGGTTATCGTGGTAATACTGATCTTTATTGGGTTACTTCAGCTGCATTATAACCTAAGCAGGATTTTAAAAGTTGCTACAGAGAGAATAACCATGCCCTATGCGGATCGTTTCAGCTTTACTCTCAGAGCCTTCATAGCTACCCTGCTGGCTGCGGCGCCCTGGCCCCTGCTGGTAGGTTTTATAGGATGGCTGTTGCGAGTTTCTCCGGAAGCTCCAGGCTTTGCTAAAGCGGTAGGTGCTGGACTGGCCGCTATTTCCCTGCCCCTGTTTTTAATGCATGGATTTCGCCTCTTGTGCCGCAGCCATGGGGTTGCCAGCGATCATTTTGGTTGGCAAGAGCAAACCGTGACACTCTGGCGGAAAAATCTTACCTGGGCGATTCCGGTGATGCTGCCGGCCTTGTTCGTGGCAACAGTGGCGGGTGCCGAAGCGAATGAGATGTATGCTGAAAGTCTTGGCCGGGTAGGACTATTAGTGAGCATGGTGGCACTCGCGGTCTTTTTTCAACGGATATTAAGACCTAAAGGGGGGATTGCCGAACGGTATTTAGAAGAGCAACCGAGAAGCTGGCTGTCTCGTTTCCGTTATGTATGGTATCCGGCTATTGTCTTTCTTCCTATCTTTTTAGCGGGCTTGGCGGTGGTAGGGTATTTCTATACCGCGCTCCATCTTAAAAATGAGATGGTTGTTACCTTATATCTGATCATCGCCGCCGCGCTGGTGCATGATTTAGCTATCCGCTGGCTTGAGGTGACGCAGCGTAAGCTGGCCTTGCTTAAAATGCGGGAGAGGCGGGAAATTGAACGAGTGACCCAATCTGCCAGAGAGGCGGCAGGCCGCTCTGGTGCGGGGGTCCCCACTAAACTGGACATTTACCAAGTGGACATTCAAACGGTTGATTCTCAAACCCGCCAGCTACTCCGGACGGTGGTGGTTTTATCCGTTATTGTTGGCTTTTGGCTTATTTGGGCGCCTACTTTTCCTGCGCTGGGTATCCTTAATGACGTTACCTTGTGGCATCATACCGTGGTTGTGGAAGGCGAAGAGGTGCAAAAACCTTTTACGCTTGCTAATCTGGCGCTAGCCCTGGTTTTGGCTTTGGTGGCCTTTGGCGCGGCCAGAAATCTTCCCGGTGTTTTGGAAATACTGGTGCTGCGCCGGCTTTCTTTAGTGCCTGGCAGCCGTTATGCCATTACAACCTTATTGCGCTATGCCATCGGGAGTGCCGGTATTGTCTTGGTATTTGATGCTGTTGGGGGCAGCTGGTCCCAGATACAGTGGTTGGTGGCCGCCCTTACCGTGGGGTTAGGGTTTGGATTGCAGGAAATTTTTGCCAATTTTGTTTCGGGCCTGATTATTTTATTTGAACGGCCCATTCGGGTTGGCGATGTAGTGACGGTAGGTGATATTTCGGGCACGGTTTCTCGAATTCGAATCCGCGCTACTACGGTAACGGATTTTGATCGTAAAGAACTGATTGTTCCTAATAAGTCTTTTGTGACGGATAGGCTAGTAAACTGGACTCTTTCTGATCCTATTACCCGGATCACGCTGAAGTTGGGAGTTGCTTATGGGTCGGATACTACCCTCACGCATCAGATCATTCTAGGGGTTGTTAACGCTAATCCCTTGGTATTGGAGGACCCTCCTCCTAGCGTTTATTTTGTGGGTTTTGGGGAAGGCACCTTAGACTTTATCGTTTGGGCCTTTGTGCGGGAACTAGGAAATCGTTATCCCTTAATGCACGAACTGAATACGGCTATCAATCGGGCCCTGGAAGAACAGGGGATTGAAATACCGTTCCCCCAACGAGACATTCATGTCCGTTCGATCAATATGCCACCACTAACTGGGTTAGATTCCCAGAGACCATCGGAGATGGATTATCCACCCTCACAACAGGAGGGTTCCGTTACCTAGCACGAGGGATGAGGATACCTCTTCGTACTGATTTTCAGTAATAATTATACCAATGCAGCCGGGTATAAAGTGATTCAATATAATTGGCGTCTCTAGCTATTGTGCAAAAATCAAGTTCTGATTCTAGCCAAAAAATCCCGGTGAGGAACGTGCAAGGAAATTTCCTGCTGGTAAACCTGATATCGTTTTCCCCCTAGCCAGCGTTGAAATAAATCCCACTGCTGGCTGTGGGGGCGGATTGATTCCGCCATCGCTTTTTCAAAAAAATCGAGTTTTGCCAAGAGCGCTTCTTTCTGTAAAGGTAGTATGTTCCACGCCGAAGAAGCACTGTTCACATTAAACCCGTTTTCCAGAAACAATTTTTCCATCTCCCGTCCACAGTGAGCTGCCATGGCTTGGCCAAAATGCTGGGGCCGGTGCATGAGGGATTCGTAACGGCAGCACCAGTGTTCTGTTTCCTTATCAGTAGGGTAAAATCGGATGCCTCGATCCAGATTGAGCGTAAATAAAAACAAGGGAGATTTCTCCGCCCATGCTTGCCGAAATAACTGAAGCAGCCTTTGAAATTGGCTGGCGCTTAAGAGATCGAAAACAGCGTTGGCTAGCACTAGATCGAAGGAGCTTTTATAAATGGGGCAATCCGGCGCTAAAAAATCATCCGCCAGAGGATGAACGGTGTTTATTTCTTCTCCCAAAAAATCAATAATGAATTGAGGGAATTGGCCTAAAAGCTCACTATCCCGTTCTACCAGCCACCACTGGGTTGAGGAAGGCAAAAGGTGGGCATAATAGCAAAGATTAGCTCCAGCACCTGCCCCCAGATCCAGGACCCGAAGCTGTTCCCCCTTTGACAGTTGGGTTAAAGCCTGAGCTTCAAGAGAGCGATCACGAGCAGCCCCATCCAATTGATAGCGGAGTCGAAGCCAATCGAAATGGGCCTTTTGATAAGATCCCTTTGGGTTATTGGAATGTATGTGTGTGACACTATTGTCCCTAATAAATTTCATTATTGAAACCTACACTGTTATTTGGCGCCTAATGACAATAAGAGTTTCTCTTTTGTATACGATAAATAATTAAAGTCAGATGACAGATAAAACCAGCAAATCACTCCGAAAACCATCCAGCAGCAGTGAGGTGGACGCCTTCCTCAAGAAAGTCGCTGCCATGCCCCAGATTAAATCTGGTAGCCGCCATGGCCGGCTAATCTTCGCCATGGATGCCACCGCCAGCCGGGAGCCAACCTGGGACCGAGCTTGCCATATTCAAGCCCAAATGTTCCAGGAAACAGCTGCCTTGGGTGGGCTGGAGGTACAGCTATGTTATTATCGCGGTTTTAAGGAATTCTCCGCCAGCCCTTGGCTCCGCCATTCCGATGCGCTTTTACGGCAAATGAACGCCGTTGCCTGCCGGGGCGGTCACACTCAAATTGAAAAAGTGTTGCAGCATACCCAGAATGAAACCCGGAAACAAAAGGTCAATGCCCTGGTTTTTGTAGGTGATTGCATGGAAGAAAGGGCAGACCGTCTCTGCCATATAGCGGGTGAGCTGGGCATCTTGGGTGTTCCCGTTTTTATCTTTCAGGAAGGCTATGATTTGGTAGCGGAACGAGCTTTTCGGCAGGTCGCTCAATTAACCCGAGGGGCCTATTGCCGCTTTGATGCTGCTAGCGCGGCTCAATTACGGGACTTATTAAATGCCGTGGCTGTCTATGCCACCGGAGGGCGGGCTGCCCTGGAAAATTTCAGCCAGCGCCAAGGGGGAGTCACGTTGCAGCTCATTCACCAAATCAAAAAAGACTAGCCTAGGTGCGTCCTATCGTTCTGCTTGCTTTACTTGGCCTCATCGGGGCTATTTTATTGCGCCGTTGGATCGCTAATACCCCCCGTCCAGTAGTGATACGGGCTATGCGCCGGACCGGTATCGCGCTAATCGTCGGCATCTTCCTGCTTCTTATGGCCACGGGCCGACTACCCTGGATCATAGCTCTATTAGGGGCTCTAGCAGCAGGGGTCACACGGTTGTTGCCTTTGCTTCGTTTTGTTCCTTTGCTGCAACGGCTATGGGCTCACCACCGCGCTAACGCGGGTTTTGGCAATCAGGGCGCTGGCAGCGCCGCCCCCCAGCAGTCCACTGCCGAGGCCCGGTTTGTGCGCATGACTCTGGATCACGAAACAGGGGAAATGAGCGGAGAAGTGCTGGCGGGCACTTTTGCTGGCCGATCAATGGATACGCTGGAATTGTCCGATTTAGCCCAATTGCTGTTGGAGTGTCAGGCCGCGGATGAAAAATCGGCCGCTCTCGTGCGAGCCTACCTAGAGCGGGTTTATGGAGAGGATTGGCAAGCTCAGGCCAGTGCTCAAAAACAGGGAAATACTTCCTCGGGGCAAACGGAAATGACCCGGGAAGAGGCCCATCAAATTCTGGGCTTAGCGGTGGGTGCCAGCGAGCAAGAAATTATGGCTGCCCACCGCCGACTCATGCAGAAAGTTCATCCGGATCGCGGCGGCTCCGATTATCTTGCCGCGAAAATTAACCAAGCTAAGGAAATATTGCTGGGAAAATAAGGAGATCGTTAATTTTTTTCTTGGTAAAGATCCGCGCCTAAAATTTCTAAGCCAGCGCGGGCGCAGTTCTCATCCAAAGCCCCGCCGGGAGCTCCCCCCACACCAATACCCCCGATGACTTCACCTTCCATCTTAATAGGTAGCCCTCCACCCAAAATCAGAATAGATTCGTTCATATCCCTTAGTGCTTGAATTTCGGGCTTTCGGGCAATAAGCAACGCCAGCTTTTGAGTCGATTCCCGTAGGCTCGCGGCTGTGTAAGCCTTACGCTGGCTGCTGTCGACGGTATGGGCGCCAGCTCCATCGGCCCTCAGTAGGGCTTTGATGACTCCCGCTCCGTCCACCACCGTTGCGCTCACCTGGTAGCCCTCTTTTTTGCAATGGTTCACCGCGGCAAGTACCGCTTTATTCGCTAAATCAAGGGGCAGTATGGATTGTTGTGGCAGCTCTTCCGCAAGCGCTAAACGATGAGCATTAATCAACAAACCCCACCCAAAAATCATTACATAGGAGAGGACTCTAACGTTTAATACCGCTTTATTCATCATAGAATTTTCTTCCAAATTGCCTGCTGGATACCGCTATTTTAATAGCGTTGCTCGGATAAGGGGAATTTTCTTGAAACCAAACCCCCTTTTGCTAATCTTAAAATATAGAGGAGAGAAAGCAATGATTAAAGTCCAATCAAGCATTCTCATTGATTGTCCAGTGGATGATGCTTTTCAGTACGTCTCTGCTGGTTTCTTTGAGAACTATCCCAAATGGTCCCCCGAAGTAGTGGAGCTAGAGAAGATAACCAACGGCCCCGTAAGGATGGGAACCATGGCCAGGCAAGTACG containing:
- the flhF gene encoding flagellar biosynthesis protein FlhF, with product MKIRRFTAPDVRQAIRQVREAMGADAVILSNRPVGEGVEIVAATDYEDTAPKQALDAQRHDGAEPLPEKRTSFAAQNGGSQEPILLEMRQEMKNLRNLVETQLSDLAWGEMGRRNPSKAQLLRRLMNLDLASDLCQQLVAQVNNEGAPHQIWQQALKGLTDLIPIANDDILSDGGIIALVGPTGVGKTTSVAKLAARFALCHGLHSVALVTTDCFRIGAQEQLHTYGRILGIPVKVAHDRQTLQETLEYLADRRLVLIDTAGMSQRDMHLTEQFSMLAGGTLAIRNYLVLSAATQFSVLDEVVRKFNRIDLAGCILTKLDEAASLGGMVSTAIRHHLPLAYVCNGQRVPEDFAPACAQNVVHLLSEYAHEKEKGLADKVLAQTSSRAGAYAHV
- a CDS encoding MinD/ParA family protein, which codes for MLMSEARIDQASGLRQMAHPVRVVAITGGKGGVGKTNVSVNLAVALANQGRKVMLLDADLGLANIDVLLGLQPAYNLAHVVNGECSLEDIILLGPAGIKVVPAVSGARAMVCLSPAEHAGLVHAFSKLGMALDVLLIDTAAGISDSVISFSRAAQEVLMVVCDEPASITDAYALIKILSRDHRLYRFHILANMARSIQEGRELYDKLVKVTNQFLDVTLEFSGVIPYDDCLRKAVKKQSAVVSSYPRSKSAVAFMHLAQKTIRWPMRREPGGHLEFFVERLVQSSLYAVDGPAKAYAGDSYSKGELS
- a CDS encoding RNA polymerase sigma factor FliA encodes the protein MNGVVAYATRTQEKMRDDELVTQYAPLVKRIAYHLLTRLPPSVQLDDLIQAGMIGLLEAVRNYNASQGASFETYAGIRIRGAILDEIRRNDWAPRSVHRKARQVAEVMREVENREGRDARDYEVVEELGLPLNEYHRLLQDAGGYRVFSLDEFNEGEEAEPLSAPLKGPYEGLQDQNFRGALVEAIEGLPERERLVMSLYYVEDLNLREIGEVLGVSESRVSQIHSQAVLRLRSRLSGWLN
- a CDS encoding DUF2802 domain-containing protein; the encoded protein is MELDWLLLSVTGILLILVLYLNFILHRTGRELEEQTTHLQQLQRDFEVFCTAGDELGKQVVRLELRVKKLAEWQDQINLHTPEARAYSQAIKMVRSGADIDQLVARCGLSQNEAELVYLLHNASSESNTVSEQTKAKISSL
- a CDS encoding pentapeptide repeat-containing protein is translated as MKQDEAGYLWDDRRSGYDRRKFKKRRSRFEQRGKKDRRSPELPETIRYRIARTQLRTQLEAYQISHVKYRFIGVVVLVIAVFLGGIISLSPIRAEKGCDVLPRPGVNWSNCLLPGKDLVAANLSEANLHNSSFTGADLRRISLASATLTYANMASANLAYADLSNAVLRSANLQDANLGYAKLDYADLSYANLLGANLEGASLRGAKLDHAVWPDQRECTPGSVGFCR
- a CDS encoding TerC/Alx family metal homeostasis membrane protein — protein: MTVSIWIGVVALIIGLLALDLVVLNRGARIVCVKESLVWTVTWVALALCFNVFVYFLYENNWLGWSDLASHNVSGREAAIQFLTGFLMEKSLSVDNIFVIAMIFSYLKIPVVEQQRMLLWGILGAVGLRVIMITLGVALMARFPWIAYLFGGLLLATAVKMLMTRQGNVNISRNPLLILVRKFYPVVDDFKGGYFFSTLNGSRAVTPLLLALILVVSTNLIFALDSIPAIFAVTQDPFLVFTCNVFSVLGLHALYFTIAGHVERFRYIKLSLIFILIYFAIKITLIYYYPIPNIVSLVIIGSILTLGMLASLLISPRDSDEGAAPLFNDLVVLAVLSYRQARRIVVLVLGTSVLLVGVAMIVLPGPAVVVIPIGLGILAIEFAWARRWLQKIRQTAGKIRQRIRH